The Pelodiscus sinensis isolate JC-2024 chromosome 24, ASM4963464v1, whole genome shotgun sequence genomic interval tgtgcaaaaaagccccgatggctaaaatggcgatcggggcttttttgcgcaaaagcgcatctagattggcatggacgcttttgcgcaaaaagtgcttttgcggaaaagcatccgtgccaatctagacgcttttttccgaaaatgcttttaagggaaaacttttccgttaaaagcatttccagaaaatcatgccagtctagacgtagcctaggggtaagaggaaggaagaggagaggagaggggaggagtgagtgccaggagaagaggggttgaaaggaggagtgggcatgaggaaggcaggggatggagcaagtcatgtgtgagggcacagagggccATGAGGGGAATtagggcagaggatggtgaggggctgggcaccagggagaaagagggcaaggagggaagggggaggcaccaggagggctCACGGGAAAAGGAATGTGCAGGTGCCAGGGTATTCTGGGGGGtcaagcagaagagcagacatgtggaggggagggacaggcaccagaggagagaggcagggtagatagatagaggaaggtgttaggagaggggatggggaggggtagctacagatgatcagtgGGGCTAAAGGAGGAGTGGACACAGGGAAGAGAAGGGttggtgcagggcgggggggggcaggtccccaaagggctgagTGGAGTTGTCTCGGCAAGAACCAGGacagcagaagaggaagagggatatgggggcagcagcagacaccaggggatcagatggggtgaggggaggagacatggcagcagaaggaaaagggagaggtgtataagatatttattaataacttgggtgccacagtggcacacatccaagcaagccacatgaactcagtactggtgcacaagacaaaattcactctgctcatgggaggaagaTCTTAGAGGGAACCTGCCCCATGTCTCCTTCCCCGTCCCCccaagttaatgcaatgcaagttgggttaatgcaattgcaggatagttgcatggggggggtcCTATGGGggtcaaactaatccctattggtaggaggaaggtgggaggctatcttagaggggtcacatgacaccctttacttatggttatgtgtccatcttgaccccttGTACTACCTCCAAGGTTGGGACTTGTTGTCgcagggggcatggctaatgaGAGTCAGAGGTGTAGCTAATGTCCCTAATTTTGACTCAGAAAGTATGGTCACCATAACCATAGCCTCTGTAAAAGCTGGTATGGCCaactccctttatcaatgaaagagagctgTACCGTGgtcatccccctccccaaaaaaaaaatccattagttACACTGGTTTTGATAATaagcaaaagtgtttttattaagtataaaaggtaggatttgAGTGGTTGTGAATGAAAATGGACAcctcaaagtaaattactaattgaaaataaacaaaacaggtCAGTTACATACAAATTCTcaccctaaacagctgttctaattctctctttcacaagctaagcagccCCCCAGCTCAACCCCAACCCTTCCCCTGTCCAGTTTTAGATGTTTCCAGGAGGCAGTTGAGGTGGtaagtgtgtgtggcgggggtgtCTCCTGGCATCTGGCAACTGCCCCAATTGTTTAGTTCCCCCTTTTGCCCAATGTGGGAATgttttgtgttcagttcaaacttttctcacctaaGGTAAAGTACCAGATCCAAAGTGGGTTTTGGCATTAGCtggcctggccacatgtcttcctaggaccaaccacattCTGGGCTCgcaggacaaacaaggctattCACAGGTTCTTGAAGTACTGAGTCCTTGTGTTTCCCTAGCcagtaatggccctcattagcatatttagaaTGAAGACTAGCTCCACACTTTACACATCTAACctcacatacaagaatgacagGTGCTCACAAATAGGAAGTACACGTTCAGCGGATTGTAACATTCAAATGACATGTCACGTAATCCGTTTTGCATAAAGTGCCTGAGTTATGCATTTTCATACTCAgaccaattttcataaagcgtgGGTGCAACACTGGGGATCCcctgggaggaggagtggcaggGGTGGATCCAGGGAGAACGCCAGACCTGGAGGTGGCGCTTCgaaaggggggggggttaactGAGCAACCCCGactgcccttcccttcccagggAGCGTGATCCTAGAGCTGTCGAAGGAGAAGCCCAATGAGCGGCTGCTGGAGCGTCAGGCCACCCAGTTCAGTGCCTCCATGCAGAAGGTGGAGTCAGAGCTGTCGGGCCAGATCCGCTACCTCACCCAGGCGAGTGGGCAtggttgggggcagggccgggggcagggactggggcatCCGGATTCACCTTCTctttctgcctccccttcccacaggTGGCAACAGGGCAGCCACATGAGGGGTCCAGCTACTCGGCACGCAAGGGCTGCCAGATGGCACTGAATCGCGTTGACTACGCCCGCCTCaagctgggggaactggctcGCACCTGCGAGCACATGCTGGAGCAGTAGGGGGCGCCAACACCCCGCAGCCCCCTGCCGGCACTGGGTGCCACACAGGGCACATGGCaagatgcagagagagagagcaaggggTACATATCCTGTGCACACTAGACAGGACGTGCTATGTCATGCCTGGGCCGGCCGTAGGCTATGTTTCAGACTGGACACACTCTGCTGGGGAGTCAGGTGCCCCACTGGACACATGCTAACATAGGACACGCCCCAGAGTGTGCCAGCCTCTCTGCTAAGGATCAGGCAAGCCATGGGAGGACACAGGACCCCAGACCGGCGCGACGTGGGATCAACACTCTCTGACACATGTTCCTGTCTGGGCACACAGTCTCTGTGTGCCAGGAACACGCTGCAACCTGCATGGCCAGCAGTgcctggctctccccacccctgtggCTTAGCaccctggtggggtggggggaggagggcaccaggagggggTCTCTTTTTCTGCTGCCTGTGTTAAATACAAGGGAAAAACCCCAGATGACTCCAATCTGAGAACCTTTGTCAGGTGGTGTGGGGGATGGGGctaacatgagggctgtgtctacattggcacccctttccggaaaagggatgctaatgtagactttggaataggcaaatccgcgggggatttaaatatcccccgcggtatttgcattaacatggctgccgcttttttccggcttggggaaaagccggagaaaagcgccagtctagacgttattctccggaaaataaagccttttctggaggatttcttattcctagtaggaataagagatcctccagaaaaggctttattttccggagaataacgtctagactggcgcttttctccggcttttccccaagccggaaaaaagcggcagccatgttaatgcaaataccgcgggggatatttaaatcccccgcggatttgcctattccaaagtctacattagcatcccttttccagaaggggtgccaatgtagacatagccgagggGTAGGGTGgagaatggttaaccagttaacctcaCCTTAATgtgtgaggcttaccagttccagttaaccagtaagggctggagcagctccccacccacagcaggcaggggctgctccagccagcctgtccgtgGTGAGTCGCTCCAACATGGCCTCAGAGGTcaggggcatgaaggaggagcCCTGAGTATGGGCAGATCtcactggagggaaggggggagcaggTATATTCCCTGCTCTCTGGTTCCCCACCATCAACAAATGCCCCCCTGTTCAGGTGTGTGAGGATCCCAGGGGGACCAAGAATTTGGGGGGTGGGTCTGGGCAGCAGTGTCTACTCGCTCTTCCCCTTTTCTGTGCCTCCCCCTGCATGGAGCGGGGTGATcacagccctgctcccgcctCCACGCAGAGGAAGTGAAAGTGTCTGGTAGCTAAGGGTGGTTTCTTCTTCTCttgccccccctcctctcccatcaGTCTCTGGGGCCAAGGGACAATGCCCCCCTGCATACTGGGGTTTCAGGCTGGTTCCAGGTGCCCCCTGGCACAAAGGCGGGgatctgggggctgcagggaggaggacCCCCCCAACTAACCCCCATTAATAACCAGCTGCAGCCTATGCAAACGTCTATATCAAAGCACCGACACACCATACAAGGAGGGGATGGACGCACAGCCCCCCAGGAATAGATTAGTCAGGGTCTGGGTACCTTGCCAATGACTAGAGGTTAGtttagtgggggggggcagctttggGGGAGTCCCCCCTGGAGCCAGGGGGACTAGTCCAATGGAAGGCTGGGCATCACATCTCCCCACTACAAACTCTCCCCTCCATACCACACCCCCTGAAATCCCATGGGGCTCAGAGCTGCAGATTGAGGGGGCACCATTTGCGAGCACAGCCATCTCATCCCAGATCGCAGGGGTAGTACAGCAGCCCATTACCTAGGGGGGACAAAACGGGGGGGTTAAAAGCAAACTGATGAGACCCCCTCCCAACTCAGCATGGCCAGGGCCAGGTCTGGGAAGCTGTCCCGCCCACGGAGGAGaggagccccctccctcaggaaaCAACCCACATGCACTGGGGTTGGGGGGACAGTGACTGGGCAGAGATGAGGCGCGGGGGGGGTCACAGCTCAGGAGTGGGGGTTTATTACACAGGGGTACAGATAGGTGATGGACTAGCCATGAGCTATGGGTAAATAGCTAAGGCCCCCCAGGAAAGCCAGGTCtccccaaccctgctgccctaCTTACCGGGGCTTCTGTGTGGGATGCCAAGTACCTGGTGGGGCCTCCGGTTCCTCTGGCACAGCAGGTAAGTCACAACCCCCACCAGGGCCAGGGTGATGCCCAGCAGTGCCAGCACGGCCGTGGGGACTGAACCAAATTGCACAGGACGGGGCCCATTgccagctccttccccctgctggggtgccaggctgggccccccaATGGAATCTGCAAGACAAAAGGGGAGTGTTAACCTGGGGGGATGGATCCCCACACACCAAGGATACCCCACCCACAGGGGAGGAAAATCCCCACTGAGAGCTCACCAGTGGGCAGGTctccctctgtggcttgggcCGAGGGTCCTCGCAGCACTGGGGGTCCGTGCAGCTCCGTGGGTCGGGCTGTGGGTCCGTGCAGCTCCGTGGGTCGGGCCGTGGGTCCGTGCAGCTCCGTGGGTCGGGCTGTGGGTCCGTGCAGCTCCGTGGGTTGGGCTGTGGGTCCGTGCAGCTCCGTGGGTCGGGCTGTGGGTCCGTGCAGCTCCGTGGGTCGGGCTGTGGGTCCGTGCAGCTCCGTGGGTCGGGCCGTGGGTCCGAGCAGCTCCGTGGGTCGGGCCGTGGGTCTGTGCAGCTCCGTGGGTCGGGCTGTGGGTCCATGCAGCTCTGTGGGTCGGGCTGTGGGTCCATGCAGCATCGTGGGTCCGTGCAGCTCCGTGGGTCGGGCTGTGGGTCCGTGCAGCTCTGTGGGTCGGGCTGTGGGTCCGAGCAGCTCCGTGGGTCGGGCCGTGGGTCCGTGCAGCTCCGTGGGTCGGGCTGTGGGTCCGAGCAGCTCCGTGGGTCGGGCTGTGGGTCCGAGCAGCTCCGTGGGTCGGGCTGTGGGTCCATGCAGCTCTGTGGGTCGGGCTGTGGGTCCATGCAGCATCGTGGGTCCGTGCAGCTCCGTGGGTCGGGCTGTGGGTCCGTGCAGCTCCGTGGGTCGGGCTGTGGCTCCATATGGTTCTATGGGACTGGGCGGCTCTGTGGGTCGGGCCATGCTTGGCATCTGGGCATGGGTGTTGGGGAGCTGCGGAGCATTGGGGGAGTTTGGGGCTGGCCCCCTGCGCTCCTGGCTGGCTTCTGCAGGGCACTCTGAGTTAGTGAGCTGGCTGAGCTGGGCAGGCCCTCTCCCCATCCTCACAACTGTGTCAGCTTCATCCCCCAGCAAACCCCTTGCtctccacccctctgccccccagcatctCACAGACgcctctgccccacccaccccaggccctcccactctccCTCTGTGGGGCCCCAGCATTGCTCCATtgaggaggcagcagctggagagggGGTCGGACCCACCTTTGCGTTTCAAGAGCTCGGAGAGTCGGATCACCCAGTCGGAGTCCTCCAGCCCGCAGATCTGCATGCGGGGCAGCTGGAACCTGGGGGGAGCAGGACAGGTCTGACTGGCCCAAGGCGGGAACTAGCTGGCCGGGGGCCAGGGAATGGGGCCTGGGACTTGGAGTGGGGGGAGACTGGCTCATTAGGAGGAAATCTGGGGGGATGGGCTGGTTTAGGGGGCAGGAAATAGGGCACAAGAGGATGGGGTGGCTGGCTGACTGGTGAAAGGATCAGGGGAAGATCTGGGGGGCTGACTTGGGGTGGATCCAGGGGGGCTGGTTGGCTGGAGGCAATCggggaggagctggctggctgaggagttttgggggggaaTGGCTGGGGTGTGCGGGAAGGTTGGCTGGCTAGTGGGATTCTGAGGGCCTCTGGTAGGGGCTGGCAGGTTGGTGAGGGAtctgaggggcggggctgggcgtgtgtctggctggctggaggggaatgggagcaACAGGGGTTCAGTAGttggcagggagaggctgggagtatTAGGAGCTGGCGAGGAGCACAGTGGCCAGAGGcggagcaggagctggcagggggcacGTACCGAATGAGGTGCCCGCGGCAGGGCTGGTACCTCACCACTTTGGCAGCAAGGTCCAGCAGGCTGTTCCCAGGGACATTCATCTGCTTGTGGCACCTGCAGTCCCCGAGCGCACCCCCCTCGTTGGCCCAGACTGCATGGGGGAGACACCTGGGTTAGGGGTCAGCCATGGGGGGGCGTTAGGAACAGGATGTGGGGGAGCTGAGCCCAGATACGCCCAGCACCccaaggagggagcaggggaggtcccagcccagctcctagGGGCAGTGAGGGTGACCCAGCCCtagggggaaggggagttgggggcccagccccaggggGAGGGTCAGTGAGGGGGAGCTCAGCCCCAGGGGGTCAGTCAGGGGGTTCCAGCcccagggggaaggggaatggggggccagccccagggggaggggctggtggtccCAAGGGAGGAAGGCTCAGCAGATGGGGGCTCGCCCCAGGGTGTCACAGCCCGATCGATGCTGGCGGTATCGGGGTGCTAAgcgcagaacccccccccccccagcgcgctGTCCCCCGCGAGCCGCAGGGTCAgatcggggcgggggcgcttacccggctggagcagcagcagcagcagggccggggccggggccgggcagggcgcggCCGCCATGGGATCGGGCAGTTACTGACCGAAGCAGCCGCCGTCGCCGCCAGTCACGGGAAGTTTTGCATCCGCCGGGACTTTCCGGAGCGGGCAGAAGCGGAACggccgggcgggggcagagcgCAGGCTCCCTGCTAACGGACCTCCGTTCCTTGGGGTGCCCCCGGGGCTccaacctcccttcccccgctccctgGGGTTCCCCGGgattccactccccccccccgctccctgggGTTCCCCGGGattccactcccccccccgctccctgggATTCCCCGGgattccactcccctcccccccgctccctggGGTTTCCCCGGGATTCCACCCTCCTCTGTCCTCCGGACCCCTCGGGATTCCACTCCCCGTTCCCTGGGGTTCCCCCGGGATTCCACTCCCTGCTCCCTGGGGTTTCCCCCGGgattccactcccccccccccactccctggggtTCCCCCGAGGTTCCAccccccctgctccctggagTTCCCCCGGGATTCCACTCCCCGCTCCCTGGGGCCCCCCCGGGTCTCCAACCCCCCATCCCCTGGCATCCCCCTGGGACTCCATCCACCTCTGTCCCCTGGGGTCCACCCTGTACTCCAACCCCCCCTCGCCTCCTTGGGTCCCCACTGGACTCCAACTTCCCCCTACCCCCTTGGGATCTCCCCTGGGGCTCCAGACACCCCCAACACCTGGGGCTCCCTGAAGCTTCAGACACCCCCATTTCCTGGGGTCCCCTGGGGCTCCAACTCCTTCCCACTCCTTTGGGTCCCCCAGGGCTCCAACCCCCACTCCTGccagctcccctcctggccccagggaACTGCTCCCCCGACCTTCCCTTCAATTTCCCATGACCCCAAACAGGCCCGCTGCTCCTCCCTGTGGGTGTCTGTTCAGAACTTGGCCATTGGTcgtagtctagactacatgcctctgttgccagaggcatgtagattaggctaccagacataggaaaatgaagcggcgatttaaataatttgtcaaccacccaggtatacctcatcccaggaggcatacctgggtggtcgacaaatacctttgatgttgacacccgcacgtccagactgattagctgtttgtcggctcagcgtggcagccatgtaaatttaaatgaagcggtgattatttaaatcgccgcttcattttcctatgtctggtagcctaatctacatgcctctggcgacagaggcatgtagtctagatgtacccttagtgtcttGTTCAGAACAGTCTCCCATTGGGTTCGTCATTTGGTTTCTGATGGCTTTTCTGAGCCCTGGTGAACAGCCACAGACCAagctggctgtggagctgggg includes:
- the MED11 gene encoding mediator of RNA polymerase II transcription subunit 11 isoform X1, which codes for MATYSVANERLRVLEDLEREIGTSLQSAGSVILELSKEKPNERLLERQATQFSASMQKVESELSGQIRYLTQASGHGWGQGRGQGLGHPDSPSLSASPSHRWQQGSHMRGPATRHARAARWH
- the MED11 gene encoding mediator of RNA polymerase II transcription subunit 11 isoform X2, with amino-acid sequence MATYSVANERLRVLEDLEREIGTSLQSAGSVILELSKEKPNERLLERQATQFSASMQKVESELSGQIRYLTQVATGQPHEGSSYSARKGCQMALNRVDYARLKLGELARTCEHMLEQ
- the LOC102451333 gene encoding uncharacterized protein LOC102451333 isoform X4, yielding MSLGTACWTLLPKWFQLPRMQICGLEDSDWVIRLSELLKRKEASQERRGPAPNSPNAPQLPNTHAQMPSMARPTEPPSPIEPYGATARPTELHGPTARPTELHGPTMLHGPTARPTELHGPTARPTELLGPTARPTELLGPTARPTELHGPTARPTELLGPTARPTELHGPTARPTELHGPTMLHGPTARPTELHGPTARPTELHRPTARPTELLGPTARPTELHGPTARPTELHGPTARPTELHGPTAQPTELHGPTARPTELHGPTARPTELHGPTARPTELHGPPVLRGPSAQATEGDLPTDSIGGPSLAPQQGEGAGNGPRPVQFGSVPTAVLALLGITLALVGVVTYLLCQRNRRPHQVLGIPHRSPGNGLLYYPCDLG
- the LOC102451333 gene encoding uncharacterized protein LOC102451333 isoform X3, coding for MNVPGNSLLDLAAKVVRYQPCRGHLIRFQLPRMQICGLEDSDWVIRLSELLKRKEASQERRGPAPNSPNAPQLPNTHAQMPSMARPTEPPSPIEPYGATARPTELHGPTARPTELHGPTMLHGPTARPTELHGPTARPTELLGPTARPTELLGPTARPTELHGPTARPTELLGPTARPTELHGPTARPTELHGPTMLHGPTARPTELHGPTARPTELHRPTARPTELLGPTARPTELHGPTARPTELHGPTARPTELHGPTAQPTELHGPTARPTELHGPTARPTELHGPTARPTELHGPPVLRGPSAQATEGDLPTDSIGGPSLAPQQGEGAGNGPRPVQFGSVPTAVLALLGITLALVGVVTYLLCQRNRRPHQVLGIPHRSPGNGLLYYPCDLG
- the LOC102451333 gene encoding uncharacterized protein LOC102451333 isoform X1, whose product is MAAAPCPAPAPALLLLLLQPVWANEGGALGDCRCHKQMNVPGNSLLDLAAKVVRYQPCRGHLIRFQLPRMQICGLEDSDWVIRLSELLKRKEASQERRGPAPNSPNAPQLPNTHAQMPSMARPTEPPSPIEPYGATARPTELHGPTARPTELHGPTMLHGPTARPTELHGPTARPTELLGPTARPTELLGPTARPTELHGPTARPTELLGPTARPTELHGPTARPTELHGPTMLHGPTARPTELHGPTARPTELHRPTARPTELLGPTARPTELHGPTARPTELHGPTARPTELHGPTAQPTELHGPTARPTELHGPTARPTELHGPTARPTELHGPPVLRGPSAQATEGDLPTDSIGGPSLAPQQGEGAGNGPRPVQFGSVPTAVLALLGITLALVGVVTYLLCQRNRRPHQVLGIPHRSPGNGLLYYPCDLG
- the LOC102451333 gene encoding uncharacterized protein LOC102451333 isoform X5, encoding MQICGLEDSDWVIRLSELLKRKEASQERRGPAPNSPNAPQLPNTHAQMPSMARPTEPPSPIEPYGATARPTELHGPTARPTELHGPTMLHGPTARPTELHGPTARPTELLGPTARPTELLGPTARPTELHGPTARPTELLGPTARPTELHGPTARPTELHGPTMLHGPTARPTELHGPTARPTELHRPTARPTELLGPTARPTELHGPTARPTELHGPTARPTELHGPTAQPTELHGPTARPTELHGPTARPTELHGPTARPTELHGPPVLRGPSAQATEGDLPTDSIGGPSLAPQQGEGAGNGPRPVQFGSVPTAVLALLGITLALVGVVTYLLCQRNRRPHQVLGIPHRSPGNGLLYYPCDLG
- the LOC102451333 gene encoding uncharacterized protein LOC102451333 isoform X2 — encoded protein: MAAAPCPAPAPALLLLLLQPVWANEGGALGDCRCHKQMNVPGNSLLDLAAKVVRYQPCRGHLIRFQLPRMQICGLEDSDWVIRLSELLKRKEASQERRGPAPNSPNAPQLPNTHAQMPSMARPTEPPSPIEPYGATARPTELHGPTMLHGPTARPTELHGPTARPTELLGPTARPTELLGPTARPTELHGPTARPTELLGPTARPTELHGPTARPTELHGPTMLHGPTARPTELHGPTARPTELHRPTARPTELLGPTARPTELHGPTARPTELHGPTARPTELHGPTAQPTELHGPTARPTELHGPTARPTELHGPTARPTELHGPPVLRGPSAQATEGDLPTDSIGGPSLAPQQGEGAGNGPRPVQFGSVPTAVLALLGITLALVGVVTYLLCQRNRRPHQVLGIPHRSPGNGLLYYPCDLG